A window of Corallococcus macrosporus DSM 14697 contains these coding sequences:
- a CDS encoding HNH endonuclease yields MINSAVLVLNRYYQPVHVTSVKRAFSLLYLGVAKAIDSQYRLYEFADWAELSATQDCITTIDRTIRVPRVLVLSAYDHLPRGRVRFSRLNIYARDNDTCQYCGQNLPRSELNLDHVMPRTQGGKTTWENVVCSCVPCNLRKGGRTPEQAHMKLLKKPVRPRWTPLFRGATRKVTYREWLPFLHLADASYWNVELLDE; encoded by the coding sequence ATGATCAACAGCGCCGTGCTTGTCCTCAACCGGTACTACCAGCCGGTGCATGTCACCTCGGTGAAACGGGCGTTTTCGCTCCTGTACCTGGGGGTGGCCAAGGCCATCGACTCGCAGTACCGGTTGTATGAGTTCGCGGATTGGGCGGAGCTGAGCGCCACGCAGGACTGCATCACCACCATCGACCGCACCATCCGCGTGCCCCGCGTCCTGGTGCTCAGCGCGTATGACCACCTGCCCCGTGGGCGGGTGCGCTTCTCCCGGCTCAACATCTACGCGCGCGACAACGACACCTGCCAGTACTGCGGGCAGAACCTGCCGCGCAGCGAGCTGAACCTGGACCACGTCATGCCGCGGACCCAGGGCGGCAAGACGACGTGGGAGAACGTCGTGTGCTCCTGCGTGCCCTGCAACCTCAGGAAGGGCGGGCGCACGCCGGAGCAGGCCCACATGAAGCTGCTCAAGAAGCCGGTGCGCCCGCGCTGGACGCCGCTGTTCCGGGGCGCCACCCGCAAGGTGACGTACCGGGAGTGGCTGCCATTCCTTCACCTGGCGGATGCCTCGTACTGGAACGTGGAGCTGCTGGACGAGTAG
- a CDS encoding HD-GYP domain-containing protein, with the protein MADNLKITQSQDESTSEFGREHNEKLQGLARSLVAGLYMLVRSVKMYDPENAVFQKPLHQLQDIINQIIGKEGRLELTGVKESFYLNGMLVKVDLNSIENQRYLLAELRAKDVGGFTLTKPVTVPELKNFIWIFSKEQTTASEEDGLSNRKLLNMRVAKFSKLKEKLNKDLDNPGDQKVDRKKYAMTIYARAVFFLTKYLESVRAGKPINASKALRLVQDFVDISYEQRTHFLGMTTMRREDDYLVYHQVNVCLMSVVFGAELGLTKPQLRDLGYIALFHDAGMATLSEELSTKRGALTPEEKQTVQRAPLISVRNILMEKGFSRSTLLRVVTTFEHKTDFGTAVRDSRGNIQMIIPKTNLGVYAKIIAICDAYDALTSKRPYRDAYGPEVALMLMWSEMRNKFDPELLSVFMRVMAIQPVKVLSKRQQSLSVSGL; encoded by the coding sequence ATGGCCGACAACCTGAAAATCACCCAGTCGCAGGACGAGAGCACCAGCGAGTTCGGCCGCGAGCACAACGAGAAGCTCCAGGGCCTGGCGCGCTCGCTGGTGGCCGGCCTCTACATGCTGGTGCGCTCGGTGAAGATGTATGACCCGGAGAACGCCGTCTTCCAGAAGCCGCTGCACCAGCTCCAGGACATCATCAATCAAATCATCGGCAAGGAAGGCCGCCTGGAGCTCACGGGCGTCAAGGAGTCCTTCTACCTGAACGGCATGCTGGTGAAGGTGGACCTCAACTCCATCGAGAACCAGCGCTACCTGCTGGCGGAGCTGCGCGCGAAGGACGTGGGGGGCTTCACGCTCACCAAGCCCGTCACCGTGCCGGAGCTGAAGAACTTCATCTGGATCTTCAGCAAGGAGCAGACGACGGCGTCCGAAGAGGACGGCCTGTCCAACCGCAAGCTGCTCAACATGCGGGTGGCCAAGTTCTCCAAGCTGAAGGAGAAGCTGAACAAGGACCTGGACAACCCGGGCGACCAGAAGGTGGACCGCAAGAAGTACGCGATGACCATCTACGCGCGCGCGGTGTTCTTCCTCACCAAGTACCTGGAGTCGGTGCGGGCCGGGAAGCCCATCAACGCCTCCAAGGCGCTGCGCCTGGTGCAGGACTTCGTCGACATCTCCTACGAGCAGCGGACGCACTTCCTGGGCATGACGACCATGCGGCGCGAGGACGACTACCTCGTGTACCACCAGGTCAACGTGTGCCTGATGAGCGTCGTGTTCGGCGCGGAGCTGGGGCTGACGAAGCCGCAGCTTCGGGACTTGGGCTACATCGCCCTCTTCCACGACGCCGGCATGGCCACGCTGTCGGAGGAGCTGTCCACCAAGCGCGGCGCCCTGACGCCCGAGGAGAAGCAGACGGTGCAGCGCGCGCCGCTCATCTCCGTGCGCAACATCCTGATGGAGAAGGGCTTCAGCCGCTCCACGCTGCTGCGCGTGGTCACGACGTTCGAGCACAAGACGGACTTCGGGACCGCCGTGCGCGACTCGCGCGGCAACATCCAGATGATCATCCCGAAGACGAACCTCGGGGTGTACGCGAAGATCATCGCCATCTGCGACGCGTACGACGCCCTCACGTCCAAGCGCCCGTACCGGGACGCCTACGGCCCGGAGGTGGCGCTGATGCTGATGTGGTCGGAGATGCGGAACAAGTTCGACCCGGAGCTGCTGTCCGTCTTCATGCGGGTCATGGCCATCCAGCCCGTGAAGGTGCTGTCCAAGCGGCAGCAGTCGCTCAGCGTGTCCGGCCTGTAG
- a CDS encoding cold-shock protein, with product MATGTVKWFNDAKGFGFIMQDGGGEDLFCHHTAIQTQGFRTLQEGQKVEFDVARGPKGLQAQNVRPV from the coding sequence ATGGCGACTGGTACCGTGAAGTGGTTCAACGATGCGAAGGGCTTTGGGTTCATCATGCAGGACGGCGGCGGCGAGGACCTCTTCTGCCACCACACTGCGATTCAGACCCAGGGCTTCCGCACGCTGCAGGAAGGCCAGAAGGTCGAGTTCGACGTGGCCCGTGGCCCCAAGGGCCTGCAGGCTCAGAACGTTCGCCCGGTCTGA
- a CDS encoding P-loop NTPase, giving the protein MVSGPPGLSRRPRPRRIIAVGGGKGGIGKSMVSANLGVALAQSGANVLLVDVDLGGANLHTCLGVGQPNATLSDFLRRNKAQIEEVIIPTGVPRLSLIAGAQDALDAANLKYAQKQKLLRTLMATSADYLILDLGAGTSFNTIDFFILADHGVLVMLPEPTSVENAYRFAKAAFFRKLQQVEAQYGIEDLVEDALTTREGALRTLHDVLAQARRKDPAIAERLERELSAFRIRLVVNQARTDADLSVGTSVAAAWKKFFGIDMDVLGAIRYDDEAWRAVRKRKPVLIERPDSAAATAIQGIATRILAIDGSPQRSPP; this is encoded by the coding sequence ATGGTCTCCGGCCCCCCTGGTCTGTCACGTCGTCCTCGTCCCCGGCGCATCATCGCGGTGGGAGGCGGGAAGGGCGGCATTGGCAAGTCCATGGTGTCCGCCAACCTGGGCGTGGCCCTGGCGCAGTCAGGCGCCAACGTGCTGCTGGTGGACGTGGACCTGGGCGGGGCGAACCTGCACACGTGCCTGGGGGTGGGGCAGCCCAACGCGACGCTGTCCGACTTCCTGCGCCGGAACAAGGCGCAGATTGAAGAGGTCATCATCCCCACCGGCGTGCCCCGGCTGTCGCTGATCGCCGGCGCGCAGGACGCGCTGGACGCGGCCAACCTCAAGTACGCGCAGAAGCAGAAGCTGCTGCGGACGTTGATGGCCACGTCGGCGGACTACCTCATCCTGGACCTGGGCGCGGGGACCAGCTTCAACACCATCGACTTCTTCATCCTCGCGGACCACGGCGTGCTGGTGATGCTGCCCGAGCCCACGTCGGTGGAGAACGCCTACCGCTTCGCCAAGGCGGCCTTCTTCCGCAAGCTCCAGCAGGTGGAGGCGCAGTACGGCATCGAGGACCTGGTGGAGGACGCGCTCACCACCCGCGAGGGCGCGCTGCGCACGCTGCATGACGTGCTGGCGCAGGCCCGGCGCAAGGACCCGGCCATCGCGGAGCGCCTGGAGCGGGAGCTGTCCGCGTTCCGCATCCGCCTCGTCGTGAACCAGGCGCGCACGGACGCGGACCTGTCCGTGGGGACCTCGGTGGCCGCCGCGTGGAAGAAGTTCTTCGGCATCGACATGGATGTCCTGGGCGCCATTCGCTACGACGACGAGGCGTGGCGCGCGGTGCGCAAGCGCAAGCCCGTCCTCATCGAGCGGCCGGATTCCGCGGCGGCCACTGCCATTCAGGGCATCGCAACGCGTATCCTCGCGATTGACGGTTCCCCTCAGCGCTCCCCACCATGA
- the selA gene encoding L-seryl-tRNA(Sec) selenium transferase, with protein MGAPSNSGDGGKNALLRALPSVEQLLRRPSLEPLLSGVPRARAVAALRLAVDRARGRLVASGGPGFDDADVRHALATLATPGLRPVLNATGVVLHTNLGRAPLAASAVARVAEVARGYSNLEYDLDEGERGSRYAPLVGLLRSLTGAEDAVVVNNCAGAVLLVLAALAAGRECVVSRGELVEIGGGFRVPEVMKQSGAKLVEVGTTNRTRLSDYAAALGPETALLVKVHRSNFALVGFTEEVEVAELSALGRARGVPVFQDLGAGALVPLKGPGSSQELTVAQAVSAGADVVAFSGDKLLGGPQAGVVVGRSALISRIKAHPLMRALRVDKLTVAALEATLVLYRDGRADEVPVHRLLAQPPEDLRARAVRLQGLLAGRGVRARVASVVGQVGGGAMPLAGLPSSACILTLEKPEAFLERLRAGMPPVIGRITDGEVLLDVRCLEEEELQAVADAVTAAIPGNPP; from the coding sequence GTGGGCGCCCCGTCGAACAGTGGAGACGGTGGGAAGAATGCGCTCTTGCGCGCGCTCCCCTCCGTCGAGCAGCTCCTGCGGCGCCCGTCGCTGGAACCCCTGTTGAGCGGCGTCCCCCGGGCTCGCGCCGTGGCCGCGCTCCGGTTGGCGGTGGACCGTGCCCGGGGCCGGCTGGTGGCCTCGGGCGGGCCTGGCTTCGACGACGCGGACGTGCGGCACGCGCTGGCCACGCTGGCCACGCCGGGGCTGCGGCCCGTGCTCAACGCCACCGGGGTGGTGCTGCACACCAACCTGGGCCGCGCGCCCCTGGCGGCCTCGGCGGTGGCGCGCGTGGCGGAGGTGGCCCGGGGGTACTCGAACCTCGAATACGACCTGGATGAGGGGGAGCGGGGCAGCCGCTACGCGCCGCTGGTGGGCCTGCTGCGCTCGCTGACGGGCGCGGAGGACGCGGTGGTGGTGAACAACTGCGCGGGCGCGGTGCTGCTGGTGCTGGCGGCGCTGGCGGCCGGCCGCGAGTGCGTCGTGTCGCGCGGGGAGCTGGTGGAGATTGGCGGCGGGTTCCGCGTCCCGGAGGTGATGAAGCAGTCCGGCGCGAAGCTGGTGGAGGTGGGCACCACCAACCGCACGCGGCTGTCGGACTACGCGGCGGCGCTGGGGCCGGAGACGGCGCTGCTGGTGAAGGTGCACCGCTCCAACTTCGCGCTGGTGGGCTTCACGGAAGAGGTGGAGGTGGCGGAGCTCTCCGCGCTGGGGCGGGCGCGCGGCGTGCCCGTGTTCCAGGACCTGGGCGCGGGCGCGCTGGTGCCGCTGAAGGGCCCGGGCTCGAGCCAGGAGCTCACGGTGGCGCAGGCCGTGTCCGCGGGCGCGGACGTGGTGGCCTTTTCGGGAGACAAGCTGTTGGGAGGACCCCAGGCGGGGGTCGTGGTGGGCCGGTCCGCGCTGATTTCGCGCATCAAGGCCCACCCGCTCATGCGGGCCCTGCGGGTGGACAAGCTGACGGTCGCCGCGCTCGAAGCCACCCTGGTGCTGTACCGGGATGGCCGGGCGGACGAGGTGCCGGTGCACCGTCTGCTCGCCCAGCCGCCGGAGGACCTGCGCGCCCGGGCGGTGCGGCTGCAGGGCCTGCTGGCGGGGCGGGGTGTGCGTGCGCGGGTGGCCAGCGTGGTGGGGCAGGTGGGTGGGGGTGCCATGCCGCTGGCCGGGTTGCCGTCCTCCGCGTGCATCCTCACCCTAGAGAAGCCGGAAGCATTCCTGGAGCGCCTGCGCGCGGGAATGCCGCCGGTTATTGGCAGGATCACGGATGGCGAGGTGCTCCTCGACGTCCGGTGTCTCGAGGAGGAGGAGCTCCAGGCGGTCGCCGACGCCGTCACGGCCGCCATTCCAGGGAACCCGCCATGA
- a CDS encoding helix-turn-helix domain-containing protein produces the protein MKPFEQQTYYEILEVPVTAPLEEIRAAYERLMELYSPDSIAVYALVDEGQVDGLRARMAEALEILSDEELRAEYDKDLGLPARRLMDAAASGGEVTPAEKRAEPERVGVAATHGDEQTGPRSTQVPQAGTDGRPGAVRDVPVEDSETASTERSGAEEGAARATEPRVEPLAAVSGQADFRASFFRGFSFAYVSSSLQDTQRLGSAVDVPAAAIQPRPDSGSATGASVPASSGEAAAPTTATVATVSAPAPVSEPAAAPVAAVSTTATLVSATEAPAAPAAAASAAAPAAPVSAPALGEEALVNDSVAPATDTPPAQGAPVGVAPAPSPSAPATGATPAQDAPVSVASGPSTSAPDAAPVAPPAPVATVTPPAPASASPAPGPDSTAIVPVSPTSTQAEQGRPVSRPGRLGDAPQIAQDSAIATAEAALAQVSQAASRAREPRPRIPDIPSDAEFNGELLRQVREARGMTLQQVADRTRISRGHLENVEADRYNALPAAVYLRGILMNLARELGLDPLRVSKSYLALSSEKSGKK, from the coding sequence ATGAAGCCCTTCGAGCAGCAGACCTACTACGAGATTCTCGAAGTCCCCGTCACCGCGCCGCTGGAGGAGATCCGCGCGGCGTATGAACGGCTGATGGAGCTGTATTCGCCGGACTCCATCGCCGTGTACGCGCTCGTGGACGAGGGCCAGGTGGACGGGCTGCGCGCCCGGATGGCCGAGGCCCTGGAGATCCTCTCCGACGAAGAGCTGCGTGCCGAGTACGACAAGGACCTGGGACTCCCGGCGCGCCGGTTGATGGACGCGGCGGCGTCGGGTGGCGAGGTGACGCCGGCGGAAAAGCGTGCCGAGCCGGAGCGCGTCGGGGTTGCCGCTACGCACGGGGACGAACAGACTGGCCCGCGTTCAACGCAGGTCCCCCAGGCGGGGACGGACGGGAGGCCAGGGGCAGTGCGAGACGTGCCGGTGGAGGACTCGGAGACCGCGAGCACGGAGCGGAGCGGAGCGGAGGAGGGCGCCGCCAGGGCGACGGAGCCGCGGGTGGAGCCACTGGCCGCGGTTTCGGGACAGGCGGACTTCCGGGCCTCGTTCTTCCGGGGGTTCTCGTTCGCGTACGTGTCCAGCTCGTTGCAGGACACGCAGCGGCTGGGCAGCGCGGTGGATGTCCCCGCCGCGGCGATTCAGCCCCGGCCGGACAGCGGCTCCGCGACGGGCGCGAGCGTCCCGGCTTCGAGTGGGGAGGCCGCCGCGCCGACGACCGCGACGGTGGCCACCGTCAGCGCCCCGGCTCCGGTCAGCGAACCCGCTGCGGCGCCTGTTGCCGCGGTCTCGACGACGGCCACCCTCGTTTCGGCCACGGAGGCCCCGGCGGCGCCTGCTGCCGCGGCCTCCGCCGCTGCACCGGCAGCCCCCGTCAGCGCTCCGGCTCTGGGGGAGGAGGCCCTGGTGAATGACTCGGTCGCTCCGGCCACTGACACCCCGCCCGCGCAGGGCGCTCCGGTGGGCGTCGCGCCGGCTCCCTCGCCCTCGGCGCCTGCCACCGGGGCGACCCCGGCGCAGGATGCCCCGGTCAGCGTCGCTTCAGGTCCATCCACCTCGGCCCCTGACGCCGCGCCCGTGGCCCCTCCGGCTCCGGTCGCGACTGTCACGCCACCGGCTCCAGCGAGCGCCAGTCCGGCGCCCGGCCCCGACTCCACGGCCATCGTCCCGGTCAGCCCCACGTCCACCCAGGCCGAGCAGGGCAGGCCGGTGTCGCGTCCCGGACGCCTGGGGGACGCGCCGCAGATTGCCCAGGACTCGGCCATCGCCACGGCGGAGGCGGCGCTGGCGCAGGTGTCCCAGGCCGCGTCCCGCGCCCGTGAGCCCCGGCCTCGCATTCCGGACATCCCGTCCGACGCCGAGTTCAATGGCGAGCTGCTCCGCCAGGTCCGCGAGGCCCGGGGGATGACCCTCCAGCAGGTCGCCGACCGCACCCGCATCTCTCGCGGGCACCTGGAGAACGTGGAGGCGGACCGCTACAACGCGCTCCCGGCGGCGGTCTACCTGCGAGGTATCCTGATGAACCTGGCCCGCGAGCTGGGGCTGGACCCGCTCCGCGTCTCCAAGAGCTACCTCGCCCTGTCTTCCGAGAAGTCAGGCAAGAAGTAG
- a CDS encoding RluA family pseudouridine synthase gives MVAPDTREHRAPPEARGERVDQYLARAFPDLTRSRIHGLIEAGHVLADGQPAKPARRLRGGELLVLHVPAPVPAVPVAEELPLALLHEDRDLVVVDKAAGMVVHPGAGHASGTLVNALLHRVKDLAGVGGELRPGIVHRLDKDTTGCLVVAKNEQTLVALQKAFKTRAVAKTYLALVHGVPPAEGRIETLYGRHPVHRQRFTGKVKEGKSAITVYRVLEAFDGAALVEVDLLTGRTHQIRVHLSEAGHPLLGDALYGAGRKAKGAAAEAQERLGRQALHAWRLSFAHPRTHKVLKLEAPVPADLEAALTLLRATLPAPAAPPGKPAPRKAAGARRTTGRTR, from the coding sequence GTGGTAGCGCCCGACACGCGAGAGCACCGCGCTCCGCCCGAAGCCCGAGGCGAGCGCGTGGACCAGTATCTCGCGCGGGCCTTCCCGGACCTCACGCGCTCCCGCATCCATGGCCTCATCGAGGCCGGGCATGTGCTCGCGGATGGCCAGCCCGCCAAGCCGGCGCGGCGCCTCCGCGGCGGAGAGCTCCTCGTCCTCCACGTCCCCGCGCCCGTGCCCGCCGTCCCCGTGGCGGAGGAGCTGCCGCTGGCGCTGCTGCACGAGGACCGCGACCTCGTCGTCGTCGACAAGGCGGCTGGCATGGTCGTCCACCCGGGCGCCGGCCACGCCTCTGGCACCCTGGTCAACGCGCTGCTGCACCGGGTGAAGGACCTGGCCGGCGTGGGCGGCGAGCTGCGGCCCGGCATCGTCCACCGGCTCGACAAGGACACCACGGGCTGCCTCGTGGTGGCCAAGAATGAGCAGACGCTGGTCGCGCTCCAGAAGGCCTTCAAGACGCGCGCGGTGGCGAAGACGTACCTGGCCCTGGTGCACGGCGTGCCGCCGGCGGAGGGCCGCATTGAAACGCTCTACGGCCGTCACCCCGTCCACCGTCAGCGCTTCACGGGCAAGGTGAAGGAGGGCAAGAGCGCCATCACCGTGTACCGCGTCCTCGAGGCCTTCGACGGCGCCGCGCTGGTGGAGGTGGACCTGCTCACCGGCCGCACGCACCAGATTCGCGTGCACCTGTCCGAGGCCGGCCACCCCCTGCTGGGTGACGCGCTCTACGGCGCCGGGCGCAAGGCGAAGGGCGCCGCGGCGGAGGCCCAGGAGCGGCTGGGCCGTCAGGCGCTCCACGCGTGGCGCCTGTCCTTCGCGCACCCGCGCACCCACAAGGTGCTGAAGCTGGAGGCGCCCGTGCCCGCGGACCTGGAGGCGGCCCTGACGCTGCTCCGGGCCACGCTCCCCGCGCCGGCCGCGCCGCCAGGGAAGCCCGCGCCCCGGAAGGCGGCGGGCGCCAGGCGGACTACAGGCCGGACACGCTGA